One Deltaproteobacteria bacterium DNA window includes the following coding sequences:
- a CDS encoding ATP-binding protein translates to MDRKELITAVNEAVAAYPVVALLGPRQSGKTTLARSVFKATVPKAEQVSNYFDLEDPESLLRLSEPKLALAGLRGLVVIDEIQRQNNLFPLLRVLADRDDRPAHFLILGSAAPDLVRQGAETLAGRIKYIDVTPFALGEVGHEALPNLWLRGGYPLSFLASNDRASADWREQYIRSFLERDLAMLGLSAPPTVMRRLWTMLTHYHGQTANLAELANSLDLSQTTVKRYIDILVDTFMLRRLNPWHTNIAKRQVKSPKIYLRDSGLLHRLINVTTAADLAVHPMLGASWEGFALEELIRRHGWRADDCFFWGVHGQCELDLVVAEGQDLRGFEIKYTLEPRVTRSMKVAMESLGLSQLQVIYPGEIARALGPGIEAVPL, encoded by the coding sequence ATTGATCGTAAAGAGTTAATCACGGCTGTTAACGAGGCTGTCGCGGCCTATCCGGTAGTCGCACTACTCGGACCGCGCCAATCGGGCAAGACTACACTTGCGAGGTCTGTGTTTAAGGCGACGGTACCCAAGGCAGAGCAAGTCAGCAACTACTTCGACCTCGAAGATCCAGAGTCTTTGCTGCGCCTAAGCGAACCCAAGCTGGCACTAGCGGGACTTCGAGGCCTGGTGGTGATCGACGAGATTCAGCGGCAGAACAACTTATTCCCGCTTCTACGGGTGCTCGCTGATCGTGATGATAGACCTGCGCACTTCCTCATTCTAGGCAGTGCTGCGCCCGATCTAGTCCGGCAGGGTGCGGAAACACTGGCTGGTAGGATCAAGTATATCGACGTGACGCCATTTGCTCTGGGTGAGGTCGGGCACGAGGCCTTGCCAAATCTCTGGTTGCGAGGTGGTTATCCATTGTCCTTCTTGGCATCCAATGACCGTGCTAGTGCAGACTGGCGCGAGCAGTATATCCGGTCATTTCTCGAGCGAGACTTAGCCATGCTTGGCCTAAGTGCACCGCCCACTGTCATGCGACGACTTTGGACTATGCTCACGCATTACCACGGACAGACAGCCAATTTGGCCGAGCTTGCCAACTCACTTGATTTGTCGCAGACCACGGTTAAGCGGTACATCGATATTCTTGTCGATACCTTTATGCTGCGACGCCTCAATCCTTGGCATACAAATATTGCTAAGCGACAGGTGAAATCGCCGAAAATTTATCTGCGCGATTCCGGCCTACTGCACAGGCTGATCAATGTCACAACCGCTGCAGACTTGGCGGTTCACCCTATGCTCGGCGCATCTTGGGAGGGCTTTGCCCTTGAGGAATTGATCAGGCGCCACGGCTGGCGAGCCGATGATTGTTTCTTCTGGGGAGTCCACGGCCAGTGCGAGCTTGATCTCGTAGTGGCGGAAGGTCAGGATTTACGAGGATTCGAAATCAAATACACTCTCGAACCTCGAGTCACGCGCTCTATGAAGGTAGCCATGGAGTCGCTAGGCCTCAGTCAGCTGCAGGTGATCTACCCAGGAGAGATCGCTCGTGCTTTGGGACCAGGAATTGAGGCCGTGCCGCTTTAA